The following proteins are co-located in the Gemmatimonadaceae bacterium genome:
- a CDS encoding PDZ domain-containing protein — MKFQTVTAVVLVIACIHMTVPDVGAQTDGASQPTSAPISDIRYEVTFDSATALRRMLVVTMSFATRSAGDVLLSLPAWTPGAYSIVNFARYVSGFNVTDGSSPLSWDKLDHDTWRVRTTRAGRVRVSFEYLAMTLDNSNSWTKPGFAFFNGTNIFLYPEGLPAEFQSTVTVHTSPSWRIATGMTQTGPTTFTAPNYHDLVDMPFFVGRFDIDSAQAGGKVMRVASYPAGAVSNSGRRMILDQLAKLVPPQAAIFGEVPWNSYTLMQVADSGYAPGSASGLEHQNSHLDILSHIVLGNPVLASLYSHELFHAWNVKRMRPAEMWPYRYDRPQPTPLLWISEGVTDYYADVAEVRGGLINAEQFYAMTTAKIDEISEEPAIALEDASLSAWVHPVDGTGDIYYSKGSLAGFLLDILIRDASDNQRSLDTVMREVYRSSWKRGRGFTNEEWWQAVARAASRPLTDFERRYVDGREVFPWDSVLPLAGMKLMVERTVLPNLGVSISGDEQGARVIAIDPAGAGSAAGVRVGDYVVSIGGLDVRDPAFATSFSAKYAGVPPGGTVPVVIRRAGQPTTLNVAANFRTSERRRIVAVTDAPAKAVRIRDGILTGKPAS, encoded by the coding sequence ATGAAATTCCAGACAGTCACGGCCGTAGTGCTTGTCATCGCGTGCATACATATGACTGTGCCTGATGTCGGCGCGCAGACGGATGGAGCAAGTCAGCCGACGTCCGCACCGATCTCCGACATCCGCTACGAAGTGACTTTCGATTCGGCCACCGCTCTCAGGCGGATGCTCGTCGTCACGATGTCGTTTGCCACACGGTCGGCCGGCGATGTGCTACTCTCGCTGCCCGCGTGGACGCCGGGCGCCTACTCCATCGTGAACTTCGCGCGCTACGTCAGCGGGTTCAACGTGACCGACGGGTCGTCACCGCTTTCATGGGACAAGCTCGACCACGACACGTGGCGAGTGCGTACGACCCGTGCCGGCCGGGTTCGAGTCTCGTTCGAGTATCTGGCGATGACACTAGACAACTCCAACTCCTGGACGAAACCCGGGTTCGCATTCTTCAACGGGACCAACATCTTCCTCTATCCCGAGGGCCTCCCGGCGGAATTTCAGTCGACGGTCACTGTCCACACGAGTCCGTCATGGCGTATCGCGACGGGTATGACGCAGACCGGACCAACGACTTTTACCGCGCCGAATTATCACGATCTCGTCGATATGCCGTTCTTCGTCGGACGTTTCGACATCGACAGCGCGCAGGCGGGCGGAAAGGTCATGAGAGTCGCAAGCTATCCCGCCGGTGCTGTCTCGAACTCCGGACGGCGCATGATACTCGACCAGCTCGCGAAGCTGGTTCCACCCCAGGCCGCAATCTTCGGTGAAGTGCCGTGGAACAGCTACACGCTTATGCAGGTGGCCGATTCCGGATACGCGCCGGGCAGTGCGTCGGGCCTCGAGCACCAGAACTCACACCTCGACATTCTCTCGCACATCGTGCTCGGCAACCCGGTGCTGGCTTCGCTCTACTCGCACGAGCTTTTCCACGCGTGGAACGTGAAGAGAATGCGGCCGGCCGAGATGTGGCCGTACCGCTACGATCGCCCGCAGCCGACGCCGCTTCTATGGATCAGCGAGGGAGTCACCGACTATTACGCCGACGTCGCTGAAGTGAGAGGGGGCCTGATCAACGCGGAGCAATTCTACGCGATGACGACGGCGAAGATCGATGAGATCTCGGAGGAGCCGGCGATTGCGCTGGAAGATGCGTCGCTCTCCGCCTGGGTGCACCCGGTTGACGGCACGGGTGACATCTACTATTCCAAAGGCTCGCTCGCCGGATTCCTTCTCGACATCCTGATTCGCGACGCGAGCGACAATCAGCGGTCGCTCGATACGGTGATGCGTGAGGTGTACCGCAGCTCCTGGAAGCGCGGGCGCGGATTCACGAACGAGGAATGGTGGCAGGCGGTCGCACGTGCTGCGTCACGACCGCTGACTGACTTCGAGCGTCGCTACGTCGACGGACGTGAAGTATTTCCGTGGGATTCGGTGCTCCCGCTCGCGGGCATGAAGCTGATGGTCGAGCGAACTGTTCTTCCGAATCTGGGAGTGTCGATCTCCGGCGACGAGCAGGGGGCCCGCGTGATCGCGATCGATCCGGCGGGCGCCGGCTCAGCGGCCGGCGTCAGGGTCGGCGACTACGTGGTCTCCATCGGCGGCCTCGACGTGCGTGATCCTGCATTCGCAACGAGCTTCAGCGCGAAGTACGCGGGCGTGCCACCGGGTGGAACCGTGCCGGTTGTGATCCGTCGCGCGGGTCAGCCAACGACCCTGAACGTC